From the genome of Streptomyces sp. V2I9:
GCCGGTGATCTGCTGGACGACCGCACCCGAGTAGTCGGTGACGACGACGCTGCCACCCTCCGGATCGCTGACGAACACCCGGTCGTGCACTCCGTCGACGACGATGTCCCGGAACGAGGCGCTGGGCAGCGCCACGCTCGTCTCCTCGGCCGCGGCCGTTCCGGCCCCCGCCCCTGCCAGAGACAGCGAGCCGATCAGTGCCACTGCCAGCACGGCGGCGGCGCGTTTGTGGATGCGCAAGTGAACAAGCCTCCTCATGACGGGATGGCCGCTTTCGGCCCCCCGGTACAAGAGCGCTGAGCGGTGGAAATATGTCACTGTGCAGGTCGCGCCGGTGTCTCTCCGCGTCGGCCGCCGGCCGGGCGAGCGGCCGGAAGCCGACCCGTCCCCCTCCCGCCGGAAACAGGTGACCACCCGCCGGACCCGGCTCAAGGGCGTCGCCCCCGGAGTGATCACGGTCCGCGTGACCGCTTGACCTCTGCTGGTCCGCCCGGACCCGGGCGCTTCAAGGGGAGGGTGTTCATGCGGCAGCGGGGAGCCGGCAGCGGGCTGAGAATCGCGGCGCGGGTACTGATACCCCTCGGGCTGCTCCTGGCGGTGGGGGGCACCGGGGGAACTCGTACGACTCGCGGTTCTTCCTCGACGAGCAGTCGGGCAGCGCCGCAGCCTTTGGTGTGATCGGGCGCGTGCGCGAGGGCTTCGCCGCTCCGGCGGTGTCGGGAGGGCTCGGAGCCCTCGGGGTACTGCTGACACCGGTCGGGACCGGCTTGGGCATCGGGGGGTACGTCGCCGGAAGGAACGCCCGGCGGCGGCTCACCCCGCCCCGCCCGTGAGCGGATCTCCCAGGACCTCGTCGATCACGTGGGCTGCGCTACGGGCCATCGCCGGGTTCGACTCCCGGTAGTGCGCGAGTTCCAGCAGGGCGATGGAGAGTGCCCAGCCACGGCCCCGCGCCCAGGCGGCGGCGTCGGCCGCGAGCGCCGTACGGAAGGTCTCCCTGGCGTCGGCCGTCAGCAGGTACCAGGCCGCGATCAGGTCGACCGCCGGGTCGGCCAGGCCGGTGCAGCCGAAGTCGATGACCGCGGTGAGGCGGCCGTCCGCGACCAGGACGTTGCCCGGCTGGAGGTCCCCGTGCACCCAGACCGGCCGGCCCGTGCCGGGCGGGGCGGCCAGCGCCCCCTTCCAGGCGGTGGTGGCGGCCTCCGCGTCCACGACCCCGCCCAGGCTCGCCAGCGCCTCGCGGGTCACCGTGTCGCGGGTGGCCAGCGGTGCGGCGCGGTAGGCGGGCGGGGCGTCCGCCGGGTCGATCCTGCGCAGCGCCAGCACGAATTCCGCCAGGTCCGCGGCGAACAGGTCGGAGGACGACGTGGCGTCGCCGGGCGCCGGATTCACGCCGTCCAGCCAGGTGCAGACCGACCAGGGCCGGGGAAAGCCCTCGGCAGGTACGCCCTGTGCCAGCGGCATCGGCACCGGGAACGGCAACCGCGGCGCCAGCCGCGGCAGCCAGCGGTGTTCGGTCGCCACGTCCGCGGCGCTGCCCTCGGTACGCGGCAGCCGTACGGTCATGTCCGCGCCCAGGCGGTAGATCGCGTTCGCGGTCCCGCAGGCATCGACCGCCTCCACGGGCAGGTCCGACCACTGCGGGAACTGGGCGGCGACCAGGCCACGTACGAACGACGGTTCAATGATCATGCGACGATCGAACCAGTTCCGCCCCGGTGCGCACGACGAGCCGGCCGACCGCGAACCCGCCGCGCCCCCGCAGGTCGCGTGCCCGGAAGATCCCGTGTCCCCGCAGGTCGCACGCGCGGAAAGGCGCGTGGCCCCGCCAGCCACACGCCCGGAAGCCCCCGTTGCCCCACCGGCGGCGCGCCCGGACGACGCCGCACCCCCGCGCCCCCGGAAAATCCGCTGTGCCTCGCGGACCGCGTACGGGAGGATCTGCGGCCATGACCCGTCCGCCGCGCACCCTCGTCCTCCCGCCCCGGCTCACCGCGTCCGCCCGTACGGTGCGCGCCGCCGCGCTACGGCGCGGGTTGCGCGTCGTGGAGGCGACCGCCTCCGCCGTACCGGAGCGGGCGGCCCTGCCGGGCTGCGTGGCGGGCGACGGGGGCGACCGGGCTCCCGTGCATCTGCACGCCGGGCCCTCCTTCGCCGATGTCGTGGCTCCCGCGCTCGGCATCGCCCTGCTGGAGGCTCCCGCCGACTGGCTCGCGCGGCTCCCCCGGGCCCTCACCCGGCGGGACGTCCGGGCGGTGCCCATCGGGGAGGCGTACCGGCTGCGCCGCCCCGCCTTCGTCAAGTCACCCAACGACAAGAGCATTCCGGCGCTCGTGTACGCGGACGGGTCCCGGCTGCCCGGACCGGACGCCGTGGATCCGGCGGCCGTCGTGCTCGTGAGCGACGTGATGACGTTCGCCGCCGAGTACCGGCTCCACCTGCTCGACGGGGCCGTCCACACGGCCGGGCAGTACGCCGAGGGCGGCCGGCTCCGGCTCGGGCCCGCATCCGACGACGCCCTCGCCTTCGGGCGGGACGTGCTC
Proteins encoded in this window:
- a CDS encoding aminoglycoside phosphotransferase family protein, with the protein product MIIEPSFVRGLVAAQFPQWSDLPVEAVDACGTANAIYRLGADMTVRLPRTEGSAADVATEHRWLPRLAPRLPFPVPMPLAQGVPAEGFPRPWSVCTWLDGVNPAPGDATSSSDLFAADLAEFVLALRRIDPADAPPAYRAAPLATRDTVTREALASLGGVVDAEAATTAWKGALAAPPGTGRPVWVHGDLQPGNVLVADGRLTAVIDFGCTGLADPAVDLIAAWYLLTADARETFRTALAADAAAWARGRGWALSIALLELAHYRESNPAMARSAAHVIDEVLGDPLTGGAG
- a CDS encoding ATP-grasp domain-containing protein; this encodes MTRPPRTLVLPPRLTASARTVRAAALRRGLRVVEATASAVPERAALPGCVAGDGGDRAPVHLHAGPSFADVVAPALGIALLEAPADWLARLPRALTRRDVRAVPIGEAYRLRRPAFVKSPNDKSIPALVYADGSRLPGPDAVDPAAVVLVSDVMTFAAEYRLHLLDGAVHTAGQYAEGGRLRLGPASDDALAFGRDVLAAAGDSLPSAVVVDVGRDDAGRWAVVEANAAWASGCYEAEPARALDTVLRAAGPLAELSPYDRGFLR